In Streptosporangiales bacterium, a single window of DNA contains:
- the potA gene encoding polyamine ABC transporter ATP-binding protein yields MTETEPGVRPAGGRVGVDALPAIHLAGVTKEYGSRDGAVAAVRGVDLEIGEGEFFSLLGPSGCGKTTTLRMIAGFEEPSTGHIYLYGKDVTDVPPNRRDVNMVFQSYALFPHMSVFDNIAFGLRRRSVPKAEIAERVGAMLEIVDLAGREKRRPRELSGGQQQRVALARALVNRPRALLLDEPLGALDLKLRQAMQVELKRIQREIEVTFVYVTHDQSEALTMSDRIAVMSDGAVEQLGSPTDVYEHPASRFVAGFIGTSNLLTGTVERVDGDHAVVTYGADERITVPLHGGRTAAVGESLELTVRPEKIDISATPPESADALCMIRGTVAELVYLGTSTNYTVATRTGDEVVVFCQNASSAATAADRGDEVWLSWRAHHSYAIGGRS; encoded by the coding sequence ATGACCGAGACCGAGCCGGGTGTCCGTCCCGCCGGGGGCCGGGTCGGTGTCGACGCGTTGCCCGCCATCCATCTCGCCGGTGTCACGAAGGAGTACGGCTCGCGCGACGGCGCCGTGGCCGCGGTCAGGGGCGTCGACCTCGAGATCGGCGAGGGTGAGTTCTTCTCGCTGCTCGGCCCGTCGGGCTGCGGCAAGACCACCACGCTGCGGATGATCGCCGGCTTCGAGGAGCCGTCCACCGGCCACATCTACCTGTACGGCAAGGACGTCACCGACGTGCCGCCGAACCGGCGTGACGTCAACATGGTGTTCCAGAGCTACGCCCTCTTCCCGCACATGAGCGTGTTCGACAACATCGCGTTCGGGCTCCGGCGCAGGAGCGTGCCGAAGGCCGAGATCGCCGAGCGGGTGGGCGCGATGCTCGAGATCGTCGACCTCGCCGGCCGCGAGAAGCGGCGCCCGCGCGAGCTGTCCGGCGGGCAGCAGCAGCGGGTCGCCCTCGCCCGCGCACTCGTCAACCGGCCGCGGGCGCTGCTGCTCGACGAGCCGCTCGGTGCGCTCGATCTCAAGCTGCGCCAGGCGATGCAGGTCGAGCTCAAGCGCATCCAGCGCGAGATCGAGGTCACGTTCGTCTACGTCACGCACGACCAGAGCGAGGCCCTCACGATGTCCGACCGCATCGCCGTCATGAGCGACGGCGCGGTCGAGCAGCTCGGCTCGCCGACCGACGTCTACGAGCACCCGGCGTCACGGTTCGTCGCCGGCTTCATCGGCACCTCCAACCTGCTCACCGGCACCGTCGAACGCGTCGACGGCGACCACGCGGTCGTCACGTACGGCGCCGACGAGCGCATCACGGTGCCGCTCCACGGAGGACGTACGGCAGCGGTGGGCGAGTCGTTGGAGCTGACCGTGCGGCCGGAGAAGATCGACATCTCCGCCACCCCGCCGGAGTCGGCGGACGCGCTGTGCATGATCCGCGGCACGGTGGCCGAGCTCGTCTACCTCGGTACCTCGACGAACTACACCGTCGCCACGAGGACCGGCGACGAGGTCGTCGTCTTCTGCCAGAACGCGTCGTCGGCGGCGACGGCCGCCGACAGGGGAGACGAGGTCTGGCTCTCCTGGCGGGCGCATCATTCGTACGCGATCGGAGGTCGGTCATGA
- a CDS encoding extracellular solute-binding protein yields MTREHPDLPLVRGLTTRRDVLRLLGGAGVGLTLAACGVQGKKAAPPEKDDVAKFWSGKKANGELVFANWPYYMDPKRPELKAFTKESGTKVAYKEVIQDTASFFAKVRPQLAAGQSIGYDIIVITNGAQFSQLTQLGYAAPLDHDKLPNFAKNAGAAYKKQAFDPGNVYSIPWASGITGIVYNTKYVDDEITSVQDLWNPKYKGKVGMMADTQEVGNFGMFAVDADPEKSTEADWKKAAAKLREQRDKGIVRKYYDQAYIDAVGKGDVWITMGWSGDVFQRNLEGSELKFVIPEEGATLWTDNMMIPETAKNPVDAITLMDYFYQPEIAGSLAEYINYITPVPAAKQVIEDDAAQAKGEDRDVLETVAKSPLVFPSEDTYSRLRSYRVFKDAAEQKRYESLLQPIVTA; encoded by the coding sequence ATGACCAGGGAGCACCCGGATCTACCGCTCGTCCGCGGTCTCACGACGAGGCGCGACGTGCTGCGGCTGCTCGGCGGTGCCGGCGTCGGCCTGACGCTGGCCGCGTGCGGCGTCCAGGGCAAGAAGGCCGCGCCGCCGGAGAAGGACGACGTCGCGAAGTTCTGGTCGGGCAAGAAGGCCAACGGCGAGCTCGTGTTCGCGAACTGGCCGTACTACATGGATCCGAAGCGCCCGGAGCTGAAGGCGTTCACCAAGGAGAGCGGCACGAAGGTCGCCTACAAGGAGGTCATCCAGGACACCGCGTCGTTCTTCGCGAAGGTGCGTCCGCAGCTGGCGGCCGGGCAGTCCATCGGGTACGACATCATCGTCATCACCAACGGCGCACAGTTCTCCCAGCTCACCCAGCTCGGTTACGCCGCGCCGCTCGACCACGACAAGCTGCCCAACTTCGCGAAGAACGCGGGCGCGGCGTACAAGAAGCAGGCGTTCGACCCGGGCAACGTCTACAGCATCCCGTGGGCGTCGGGCATCACCGGCATCGTCTACAACACCAAGTACGTCGACGACGAGATCACGAGCGTCCAGGACCTGTGGAACCCCAAGTACAAGGGCAAGGTCGGCATGATGGCCGACACCCAGGAGGTGGGGAACTTCGGGATGTTCGCCGTGGACGCCGACCCGGAGAAGTCGACCGAGGCCGACTGGAAGAAGGCGGCGGCGAAGCTGCGGGAGCAGCGCGACAAGGGCATCGTCCGTAAGTACTACGACCAGGCGTACATCGACGCGGTCGGCAAGGGTGACGTCTGGATCACCATGGGCTGGTCGGGCGACGTCTTCCAGCGCAACCTGGAGGGCTCCGAGCTGAAGTTCGTGATCCCCGAGGAGGGCGCGACGCTCTGGACCGACAACATGATGATCCCGGAGACCGCGAAGAACCCGGTCGACGCCATCACGCTGATGGACTACTTCTACCAGCCGGAGATCGCCGGCAGTCTCGCCGAGTACATCAACTACATCACTCCCGTACCGGCCGCCAAGCAGGTGATCGAGGACGACGCGGCGCAGGCGAAGGGCGAGGACAGGGACGTGCTCGAGACAGTGGCGAAGAGCCCGCTGGTCTTCCCGAGCGAGGACACCTACAGCAGGCTGCGCAGCTACCGCGT